The DNA segment TGGTGGAGGTTACCCGATGGAGTTCCACACCATTACCACGGCGTCGGACTTCGTGAAGCCTTCGGATCTCCTCTACCGCAACCTCATGGCGATGGACGTCGAGGAGATGCTGCGCTGCCATCCCATCGACGGGGTCGTGTTGCTTGCAGAGTGCGACAAGACGACGCCTGCACAGCTCATGGGTGCGGCAAGCGTCGACCTGCCGACGATCCAGCTCGCAGCCGGTCACCGTTCATCCGGATGCTTCAAGGGAAATCGAGTAACGTATGCGACCGACTACTGGCGCTATCTCGACGAGTACGCGGCAGGCCGCCTCAGCGACGACGATTGGGACTCGCTGGAGCGCAACATGTCTAGCTCGGGGGGGGGCTGCGCGGTAATGGGAACGGCGTCGACTATGAAGAGTATCTCGGAGGCACTGGGGATGATGCTGCCAGGTACCTCCGACATCCCTGCGACCCACGCACGGCGGATCGCGGCCGCGGAGGCGACCGGGAGACGGATTGTCGAGATGGTGCGGGAGGATCTGAGGCTGTCGAAGATCATGACCGAGGCGGCGTTCCGGAACGCCATCCGCGTGCTCGCGGCACTCGGAGGGTCGACGAACGCACTGTTGCACATCACGGCGATGGCAGGACGCCGCGGCATCTTCCTCGGGCTAGAGGATTTTGAGGTGGCCTGGGACGGTATCCCGCAACTCGTCGATCTTCAGCCGAACGGTAAAGGCAACATGGACGATTTCCACAGAGACGGGGGCCTTGCGACAGTCATGCGAGTGCTGCTTCCGTGCCTCGAGAGTGGCGCCCTAACGGCAACAGGACAGACGGTTGCCGAGAACTACCGGTCTGCGCAAACGGGGCCGAGTGGTGTCATCCGTACACTCGACGACCCTGTATCCTTCGGGCCAGCACTGCGGGTCTTGCGTGGCAACCTCGCTCCTGACGGTGCCGTCGTGAAGCAGACCGCGTGCTCTCCGCGCCTCATGCGCCATACAGGCCGCGCCGTTGTTTTCCGCGACTATAACGACATGCTCATGAAAATCGTGCAAGAAACCCTCGATGTCAACCGGGACAGTGTGCTCGTGCTGCAGAACTGCGGGCCTGTCGGGGTTCCGGGTATGCCAGAGTGGGGTGCGGTACCAATTCCGCCAAAGTTGCTGAGGCAGGGCGTCGACGATATGGTGCGCATCAGCGACGGGCGCATGAGTGGTACCGGGTACGGCACGGTGGTGCTGCACGCTGCACCGGAATCTGCAGTGGGTGGTCCACTTGGTCTCGTGCGGGACGGAGATGAAATTACACTCGACATCCCTGCCGGCCGTATCGAGGTTCAGGTGAACGATGAAGA comes from the bacterium genome and includes:
- a CDS encoding dihydroxy-acid dehydratase — its product is MRLRSAEWFDGPKSSTFQHRMSMAAVGRDYAEYGGRPIIGIANSWNDFNNCNLPHKHLVEAVKRGVISGGGYPMEFHTITTASDFVKPSDLLYRNLMAMDVEEMLRCHPIDGVVLLAECDKTTPAQLMGAASVDLPTIQLAAGHRSSGCFKGNRVTYATDYWRYLDEYAAGRLSDDDWDSLERNMSSSGGGCAVMGTASTMKSISEALGMMLPGTSDIPATHARRIAAAEATGRRIVEMVREDLRLSKIMTEAAFRNAIRVLAALGGSTNALLHITAMAGRRGIFLGLEDFEVAWDGIPQLVDLQPNGKGNMDDFHRDGGLATVMRVLLPCLESGALTATGQTVAENYRSAQTGPSGVIRTLDDPVSFGPALRVLRGNLAPDGAVVKQTACSPRLMRHTGRAVVFRDYNDMLMKIVQETLDVNRDSVLVLQNCGPVGVPGMPEWGAVPIPPKLLRQGVDDMVRISDGRMSGTGYGTVVLHAAPESAVGGPLGLVRDGDEITLDIPAGRIEVQVNDEELGRRRATSTLPSQPHVRGYMRLFADHVLQAPEGCDLDFLRPKSVEEARFVPPVVGRG